A stretch of DNA from Clupea harengus unplaced genomic scaffold, Ch_v2.0.2, whole genome shotgun sequence:
CAGCCTCTTACCCCCTGACCGGCTGATAATACACAGACTCGAGTTATCACACAGTGCAATACCTAACTCCTCCACAAGCCTCCCACACAATTCCTGCTACACTGGTCCTGAATATGACTGCACTTGGAAATCAGATCCCAACAAAAAAGGAGTGAACACTATTGGTAAATTAATGACTTAAAAACTTAACATATGACTCATATTCCTGTAAGGCATCTTACATAAGACGTCTGCAATACAACCCCATGAATGATCACACAGAAGCCAAGCTCTTGATTTCCAAAATGCAAGCAAGCAAAATGACCCAAAGCTGTGCACCATATTGGACTAATGCCCTTCTAAACATAAGACCACTTTAAAATGTCTAAAGCATTGATTGAGCCTATGACTTTGCATGCTCTACAAAGATGATCAGcataatgtgtaaaaaaaaaaaaaaaagagaaaggacaacaaaatagaaaaaaaatctctttaaaACACTGTTCTACAATGTAGTCCAATGGTGTTAATGCAAGTGCCTCTTGGAAGCTGCCAATCTCCCCTGCCTCTCCCGTCCTGacatgggggatgggggatcATCCACCGCCCCCTTGTGGCCAGGCCCGGCAGGAGCATTGTCCAGTAACGTGGTCTATTTGATGTTACGCATGATACGGCGGCAGTGGTTGGTCTTTGCCTCTGCAAGCGCTCGCTCCAGCTCAGTTATGAGATGCAGAAGTGTGGCTGGGTCCGTCTGAAGCACGCGTGCGCTCTGTGTCCCACTGTCGTCCAGGTGCAGCTTTAGAGTCACTGTGGGCTTCACCTGCTGTCGCAGCGTTCGACTGGCCAGCTGGAACACACAAGCAGATGGGTACGtgagcagcaacacacacaccaacaatcaTGTGCCTAAAGTAACATAGGAGTTTCCCAACATCACTCATGGTCATGGAAGTCTGAAGCCACTGTAAGGATGACCCCGGGCTAAAGTGCCCTTGAGCATGGCACCTACCCCCAAGAGCGCCCCTTGCCCTGCtgccctgggtgtgtgtgtgtgctcactgctcctagcatgtgtgtgctcattgTTCACTGCTCCCCATGTGTGTTCACTGCAGATGTCaaattcctgtgtgtgtataaaagctAAAAGTCATGATGTATAAAATATGTGTAAACACATATGTGTATAAAAACTAAAAGTGATTCTAAATTGCAGTATCATCAAAAAGGTGCTAGTCTTCCGGTTCACAGGTTGTAGCAATGTTGAACACAAAAAGAGCATAAATGGAAAGGCAGGTAAAGACATCCTATTCCTGAATGTattttctctcatttcttttcattGCAATTTTCGGAAAAGCCCTGTGAATTTTTGCACTTTTATTGTCATCCAAGTTTGTATCTTCATTGATCTGCAGTCAGCAAAACCAGCTCAGTAGTACCTGCACATCCAGGCGCCATTCAAGATTGTGATAGTGGGGAAGAGTTGGTGCAAGTTGAGTCAGAATGTGTCTGATTTCCTTCCTGTTGTCCAGATATAGCTGTAGTAGAAGCGCATTTAGTTCCTCAGGAAAGCCCAGCACCAACACTGAATCCTGAAAATCCAATTCGGAAATCTGCAGAGCAGTTACATTGTAGTTATGAGTTTGACACAAGGCAGGAATTTACAGAGGTAAATTAAGTTTTACTTGATCGATTCTACACTGACGATCATCATATGAACTTTTTGGCCTTCTCTGTACTGTTGTTGTCATCAGTATTGTTGTAGAACATTTACCTTCAGTTTGGAACTTTCAGTTAGAAGGTACATTAATCCCTCCACTCCATGTTGAACTGTTTCTGCGGACACATTCAGTTTCCCTGTGACAGAGTAAAAGAATATACTTAAGATGTATGTAATATCGTAACTATCATATTACTTTAGGGTATGGTGAAAAGTAACGCATCATGAAATTTATCATAATGAAAAAAGTCAGTAATGGTGTCAAGTGCATGGTGGTGCTTACTTGCTGCGCCTTCATATATTTTTGGATTTG
This window harbors:
- the commd2 gene encoding COMM domain-containing protein 2; translated protein: MLLVLSEEHKEHLGFLHEVDSSVVGEFGRIAVEFLRKGSNPKIYEGAARKLNVSAETVQHGVEGLMYLLTESSKLKISELDFQDSVLVLGFPEELNALLLQLYLDNRKEIRHILTQLAPTLPHYHNLEWRLDVQLASRTLRQQVKPTVTLKLHLDDSGTQSARVLQTDPATLLHLITELERALAEAKTNHCRRIMRNIK